In Crassostrea angulata isolate pt1a10 chromosome 4, ASM2561291v2, whole genome shotgun sequence, one genomic interval encodes:
- the LOC128181767 gene encoding uncharacterized protein LOC128181767 isoform X2, with the protein MQWHWWLLPLFWWVKPTLGGWSGGMETTTNAPVEVHETATPYYFGTTDLSCMHRNIRGKRSAPSRGTLEWVHRFIFYKGYYFEFFDNSKAYISTQRQFANVCPGGPESSPAGYSELDIDCIKGCARNYRCHFGSYSLLGNNCHHFTNEISRVLCTSGQSCPAWCLDDCNHAVERN; encoded by the exons ATgcagt GGCATTGGTGGTTGTTGCCCTTGTTCTGGTGGGTCAAACCGACGCTTGGTGGCTGGTCGGGAGGAATGGAAACAACAACCAATGCCCCAGTAGAGGTACACG AAACGGCCACTCCTTATTACTTCGGCACGACGGACCTATCCTGTATGCACAGAAATATAAGGGGAAAGCGATCTGCGCCATCTAGAGGTACCCTGGAGTGGGTGCATCGATTCATCTTCTACAAAGGGTACTACTTCGAGTTCTTCG ACAACTCGAAGGCGTACATCTCAACACAGCGTCAATTCGCAAACGTCTGTCCCGGGGGTCCGGAATCCTCTCCCGCCGGATACAGTGAGCTAGATATCGACTGCATCAAGGGGTGTGCCAGGAACTATCGGTGTCACTTCGGAAGCTACAGTCTCCTGGGCAACAACTGCCACCACTTTACCAATGAAATCTCCCGGGTCCTCTGTACTAGTGGACAGAGTTGTCCCGCCTGGTGCCTCGATGACTGTAACCACGCGGTGGAGAGAAATTAA
- the LOC128182359 gene encoding uncharacterized protein LOC128182359: MHLKIMSALLVVVFVLLSETDAWWVFGGGSSSQCPSRGGASPYYFGTTNLFCMAGKRGAPARGTWALSHRFIYYKGYYFEFLSISKASISTQRQAAGRCSGGRESSPAGYSELSLECIKGCAKNYRCHFGTYSLLGNNCHKFANRLSEVLCTRGTSCPSWCQGSCNDAVYG; encoded by the exons ATGCATTTGAAAATCATGAGT GCGTTGTTGGTCGTCGTCTTTGTTCTCTTGTCTGAAACTGACGCTTGGTGGGTGTTCGGGGGTGGGAGTAGCAGCCAATGCCCAAGTAGAG GTGGGGCAAGCCCATACTACTTTGGTACCACGAACCTGTTTTGTATGGCAGGCAAAAGAGGTGCGCCTGCAAGAGGAACCTGGGCGTTATCCCATCGGTTTATCTACTACAAAGGGTACTATTTTGAATTCCTTA GTATTTCAAAGGCCTCCATATCAACGCAGCGCCAGGCTGCAGGTAGATGTTCTGGTGGCCGAGAAAGCTCGCCGGCTGGGTACAGTGAATTGAGTCTCGAATGTATCAAAGGGTGTGCCAAGAACTATAGGTGTCACTTTGGAACCTACAGTCTTCTGGGCAACAACTGCCACAAATTTGCCAATCGGCTCTCCGAGGTCCTCTGTACCAGAGGCACAAGTTGTCCTTCCTGGTGCCAGGGTAGCTGTAACGACGCCGTGTATGGCTAG
- the LOC128181767 gene encoding uncharacterized protein LOC128181767 isoform X1 — translation MQCFAFLALVVVALVLVGQTDAWWLVGRNGNNNQCPSRETATPYYFGTTDLSCMHRNIRGKRSAPSRGTLEWVHRFIFYKGYYFEFFDNSKAYISTQRQFANVCPGGPESSPAGYSELDIDCIKGCARNYRCHFGSYSLLGNNCHHFTNEISRVLCTSGQSCPAWCLDDCNHAVERN, via the exons ATgcagtgttttgcttttttg GCATTGGTGGTTGTTGCCCTTGTTCTGGTGGGTCAAACCGACGCTTGGTGGCTGGTCGGGAGGAATGGAAACAACAACCAATGCCCCAGTAGAG AAACGGCCACTCCTTATTACTTCGGCACGACGGACCTATCCTGTATGCACAGAAATATAAGGGGAAAGCGATCTGCGCCATCTAGAGGTACCCTGGAGTGGGTGCATCGATTCATCTTCTACAAAGGGTACTACTTCGAGTTCTTCG ACAACTCGAAGGCGTACATCTCAACACAGCGTCAATTCGCAAACGTCTGTCCCGGGGGTCCGGAATCCTCTCCCGCCGGATACAGTGAGCTAGATATCGACTGCATCAAGGGGTGTGCCAGGAACTATCGGTGTCACTTCGGAAGCTACAGTCTCCTGGGCAACAACTGCCACCACTTTACCAATGAAATCTCCCGGGTCCTCTGTACTAGTGGACAGAGTTGTCCCGCCTGGTGCCTCGATGACTGTAACCACGCGGTGGAGAGAAATTAA